CCTGGACTTCGGCGACGCGGGCCGCGCGCACGCCGTCTGGTTCTCCGCGCCCGCCCGGCTGCCGCGCGGCCTCACCGTGACCACCGCGTCGACGGCGGGCCGCCTGCACCTCGCCCTGCGCTGGTCGAAGACGCTGCTCAGCCACGGCGACGGCGCCCACCTGCGCGACCTGTTCGAGCACTACCTCCACGCGACGGAACACACCGAACCCCACGAGACCCACGGGGGGTCCACGTGACCACCGCCCCCACGAACACGTCCACGACCACTACCGCCGCCACCCAACGCCCCAGAGGCCTCCGGGACTTCTACGAGAACCCGGCCGTCCCCGTCGCGTCCGGCGACGCCCGCTCCATCCGTCAGGCCCGCGTCCTCGCCGCCGCGCTCGGCCCCGCCACCACCCGTACCGCCACGGTCCTGGACATCGGCTGCGGCGACGGCACGGCGGCGGCGACCGCGGCGCCGCTCCTCGCCGGGCACCGCGTCGTCGGCGTGGACTGGTCGCAGGACGCCCTGAAGCGCGCCCACGCCCGCCTGCCGTACGTCGTACGCGGTGAACTCTCCGACGGGGGGCTCCCGTTCGCCGACGGCGCGGCCGACGCCGTGCTGTTCAGCGAGGTCGTCGAGCACCTCGTCGACCCGGACAGCGCCCTGGACGAGCTGAGAAGGGTGCTGCGGCCCGGCGGACACCTGATGCTGTCCACCCCGAACCTCGCCGCCTGGTACAACCGCGGCCTGCTCCTCGCCGGTGTGCAGCCCGTCTTCTCCGAGGTGAGCCTGCGCGGCATCCACGGCAGGCCGGGCAAGGAGGTCGTGGGGCATCTGCGGCTGTACACGGCGCGCGCCCTCCGCGAGTTCGTCGCCGCGTCCGGCTTCGAGGTCGTACGCCTGTCGGGGGCGCCGTTCCACGGTGTGCCACGCCCGCTGCGCGCCCTGGACCGGCTGGCCTGCGCCGTGCCGAGCGCGGCGTCGATCCTCCTGCTGCACGCCCGAAAGGCCTGACCATGTGGTGGGGCGTGGCCGCGGCACTGCTCGCGAACCTGCTCTACAGCACCGGATTCGTCCTGGAGAAGCGGGCGTTGACGGCGATGCCGTCGGTGAGCGTCCGCAACCCCGCCCGGCTGCTCCGGCAGGTGCTCGGCAGTCCGCTGTGGATCGGCGGCTCGCTGGCCCTGGCGGCGGGCTTCGGCGCGCAGCTCGCCGTCTACCGCACGCTGCCGATCGCCGCGGCGCAGGGCATCTTCGTGTCCGGCCTGGTCCTCCTGCTGCTGCTCTCCTCCGTCCTGCTCGGCGAGCGCACCTCTGGCCGCGAGCGGTACGCGGTCGCCGGAATCCTGATCGCGCTGCTCATGGTGGTCCTCTCGCTCAGCGAGGACAGCGACACGGTCGGCCACGGCGCGCCCGTGCCGCTGCTCCTCATGGTGTGCCTGCCGTCGCTCGCGGCGGGCGTCTGGCTGTACGGCTCCGCGGAGCGCCGCGCCAAGCACCGGCACCGGATGCCGACGGCGGGCGTCGAGTACGGCGTCGCGGTGGGGCTCCTGTACGGCGTGAGCTCACTCGCCATCAAGGGCGTGTCCAGCTATCTGACGACGGAGGACATCGGCGGCGCGGTCGGCGACCTGCTGCGCTCGCCCTACCCCTACTTGCTGCTCTTCACCGGCGCGTTCGGCCTGGTCATGTCGCAGGCGGCCCTCCAGCGCTGCCGGGCGTCCCTCATCGTCCCCGTGTGCACGACGGTGACGTCGCTCTTCACGGCGGTGCTGGGGACGCTGGCGTTCGGCGAGGCGCTGCCGCACGAGCCGGTGCGCCTGACGCTGCGCATCGCGGGCACGGTCCTCGCTGTCTCCGTCCTCCTCGCCATGCCGAAGCACGACGACACCTCTCCCCGGCCCTCGACCGCTCCCAAGGAGTTGACCAGCGGATGAACCCCGAAGACCCGCTGCTGAAGATCCTCGCGTGCCCGCTGGACAAGGGACCGCTGCACCTGCTCGCCGCCGATGAGCCCCTCGTACCGGAGGAGTCGCTGTACAACCCGCGGCTGCGGCGCCGCTATCCGGTACTCGACGGCATACCGCAGCTGCTGCCCTCCTCCGGCGAGCAGGTCCCGGAGGAGGAGCACGAGCAGCTGCTCAAGCGAATGTCCCCGTCGCCGACGTCTCCGTAGCCGACGTCCCCGTAGCGAACGTCCCCCTAGCGAACGTCCCCGTGACGAGAGGGTCCGCATGACTTTCGCCGCCCGCGTGGCGCCCTATGTCCCCGACCGCCTGATCGCCTCCCTGGCCCGGCTCGTCTACCCGCGCTTCGAGCCGGAGCTCGCCCGGCTCGCCGACCTCTGCCCGCCGGGCTGCGGCACCGCGGTGGACGTCGGCGGCTGGTACGGCCCATGGTCGTACCGGCTCGCCTCGCGCGCGCGCCGCGTGGTGACCGTCGAGCCGGTGCCGCAGCTTGCGCGGCTCCTCGCGTCCGGCACGCCCCGCAACGTACGGGTGATCCAGGCCGCCGCGACGGACCGGCCCGGCACGGCCAGGCTCTGGCTGCCGCGCGGCGACCGCGGGGAGCGGGGCGTGTCGTCCCTGGTCCGCCGGGACATCCACGACGTGGCCGTGGACGTGCCGTGTCTGACCCTGGACGGCCTCGGCCTGCGGGACGTGCACTTCGTCAAGATCGACGTGGACGGCAACGAGCTGCGGGTCCTGCGCGGCGCGCGCGAGCTGATCGCCCGCGACCGCCCGGCGATCTTCCTGGAGCTGGAGTCGCGCATCCAGCCGACCGCCCCGATCGTGGAGCTCCTCACCGGCCACCACGGCTATCGCGGCTGGGTGCTGCCGCACGACACCTGGCTGCCGCTCGACGCGTTCGACCTGGAGACACACCAGTCCGGCACGTCGTACGTCGTGTCCCAGGGCCTGCTGCGCCGGGTCCTCACGCCACGACCTCCCCGGTACGTCAACTCGGTCCTGTTCCTCCCCGACGGACACCGCCCGGGAGCGCTCGCGGTGCGCGACGATGGGGTGCATGCCCGCTAGCTCCTCGCCCGCCCCCGGCCCGTTCACCGCGCTGGACTTCCAGCTGGTCCTGCTGCGCCGCATGGCCGACCACAACGCCGACCTGGTGGAGAGCGCACGGCACGCGCTGGGCGTCTCCGTCGCCGACATGCGGGAGGCCAACCGTCGCTGGCAGGCGATGACCCGGTCCTCGCGGTCGCGGGGCGCCGTCTCCCGGTACCGCTCGGTCCTCGGGCCGCCCGAGGCGACGGTCCGCCGCCGGATCGGCGACCTGGAGTGCGAGGCGCTGCTCTGGCCGGTGCCGCTCTGGCCCGACCTGCGCTTCGAGGTGCTGCGCGCGCCGAACGGGGCGGTGTGGAACGAGTGGCTGGTACGCGCGCCCGACGCGGCCGGACCCGAGCTGCGCACGCTCGCCGACCTCACGCCCTGGTCCTGCACGGTCGACGAGGCCGCCCGCGCCTTCGCACCGGCCCGCCCCATGGAGGGGACGGCGCCGACGCGGTGGGGCCTCGCGTTCGAGGCGGTGGACGGGGGCGGGGACGGGGGCGGTGCGCGATGGCACTGCGTGGCGGAGTTCACGTGGGGGCTGTTGCAGCGGGTGGAGGTCAGGGAGGCCGCCGGGTGACCCGGAGCCTTGACCACGCGCGCCCCGCCGCCCGCCCGGCGCCCGCCCGGCGCGCGCCCCACTTGCCGCGGGGGCAAAAGCCCGTACGCGGACTTGTTCGCCACCTCCAACATCTGCTTATGATTCGGCGGTGTTCGATTCGCGGCACATCAAGACGTTCCACGAGGTGGTCCGGGCCGGTTCGTACTCGGCGGCCGCCCGTTCCCTCGGCTATACCCAGCCGGCGATAACCCAGCAGATGAAGGCCCTCGAACGGTCCGTGGGCACCCCGCTGTTCACCCGCGTCGGCCGCCGCATGCGCCTGACGGAGGCCGGTGAGGCGCTGTCGCGGCACGCGGGGATCATCCTGGACGACATCTCCGCCGCCCAGCAGCAGATGAACGCGATCACGCGGCTGCGCTCGGGACGCGTGCGGGTCTGCGCGTTCCCCAGCGCCAACGCGACGCTCATCCCGGAGGCCCTGGCCCGGCTCGCCTCGGGCCACCCCGGCGTGCGCGTGGAGCTCCTGGAGGACGAGCCGCCCGAGTCGCTGCGGCGAGTGGTGCGCGGCGAGTGCGACATCACGCTGGCCTTCACGTATCCCGGGCTGCACGACGAGGTGCCCGACGAGCTGGCGGAGATCCCGCTCCTGGAGGATCAGCTGACCGTGCTGCTGCCCACCGGGCACCGCCTGGCGCGCCAGCGTTCGGTCAAGCTCGCCGAGCTGGCCGAGGAGCGGTGGATCGCGGGCTGCCCGCGCTGCCGCGCGAACTTCCTGCACGAGTGCGCCGAGCTTGGCTTCGCGCCCGAGATCGCGTTCACCACCGACGACAACCTGGTGGTGCAGAGCCTGGTCGCCGAGGGGCTCGGCATCGCGATGATGCCGGGTCTCGTCCTGAACTTCCTGTGTCACCGCAAGGTGACCGGCCGCGCCCTGGACCCGGCGTCGCGGCGCCAGGTGTCGGCGTACGTCCTCAAGGACCATCTGCGGATCCCGGCCACCGCGCTGGTGCTCGACGAGCTGAAGACGGTGGCCGCCAACCGCGTCGGCTGCTGATCACCACCGCTTCCGCCGCCACTTCCACGGGGCCATCCATAAGCGGAAGTTGGGGGGTGGCCAAAAGACTGTCGTTGGACGTGATGGATCGGGCGGCGCGACGCTGCCCGTATGAGCACTCCGACCGCGTACCGGGCCGCCCGGACCACAGAGCGCCTCGACACCCTCGTCGCCGACGTGCGCGAGGCCGTGGGGCGCGGCCTGCCTCCCGACCTGACCGCGTACCTGGTCGGCGAACGGCTCGCCCCCCACCTCGGCTCCACCGACCTGCTCACCGACGAACAGCGCGAGGGCGACCCCGAGCGCTACCGCCAGCACGTCCTGCACGCCGAGCACGACGGCAGCTTCTCGATCGTGGCACTGGTCTGGCTGCCCGGACAGCGGACCTCCGTCCACGACCACGTGTCGTGGTGCGTCACGGGCGTGCACGAGGGCGAGGAGCAGGAGCGGCGCTACCGCCTGGTGCCCGCCGCGGGACCCGGCGGCGCGGCCCGCCTCGTCGCCACGGAGGACGTCGTCAATCCGCAGGGCTCGGTGTGCGGTTTCGCGCCGCCCGGCGACATCCACCGGGTGTGGAACGCCTGCGGCACGCTCGCGATATCGATCCACATCTACGGCGCGGACATAGCCCGCCTGGGCAGCAGCGTCCGCCGGGTGTACGAACTCCCGGCCGACCGGTAATGGCACTGCTCGGGGAGCGCACCGGCAGGTCCCGCGACCACCGCCCCGTCACACCCGCGGCGCCCCCGCGGCGCACCCCGGGGAAGCTGCCGGGCCTGGCGCTCGCGGCGACAGGCGTCGCCGTCGCCTGGGGCGTGCACCACCTCGTGCCGGGCGTCCCGATGCTCACCGTGGCCGTGGTCCTCGGCATCGCGGCGGCCCATGTGCCGGGCGCGGCGCACGCGTTCGTACGCGGCTCCGGCAAGGCGGGACTGACGTTCGCGGGCAAGCGGCTGATGCGGGTCGGCGTCGTGCTGCTCGGCCTGAAGCTGAGCCTGGACGACGTGCTGGGGCTCGGCTGGGCGTCGGTCGGGATGGTGCTCTGCGTGGTCGCGGTCACCTTCCTCGGCACGTGGTGGCTGGGCCGCAGGATGGGGCTGCGCGGCGACCAGCCGCTGCTGATCGCCACCGGCTATTCGATCTGCGGCGCCTCCGCGATCGGCGCGGTCAGCGAGGTGTCCGAGAGCGACGAGCGGGACACGGCCACCTCGGTGGCTCTCGTGACCCTCTGCGGCACGCTCGCCATCGCCGTACTGCCGCTGCTGCAAGGCCCGTTGGGGCTCAGCGACGCGGAGTTCGGGCGCTGGGTCGGGGCGAGCGTGCACGACGTGGGCCAGGTCGTGGCGACGGCGCAGACCGCGGGTGCGGGGGCGCTGGGCGACGCGGTCCTGGTCAAGCTGATGCGGGTCGCCCTGCTCGCGCCGCTCGTCGCGGCGGTGGCCCTCTCGGTACGGGCGCGCCGGCAGGGGCGCGGCTCGGCCGAGGAGGTCGCGGGGGCCTCCGGGACGACTGACGCGGACGGGACGGCCGGGACCAAGCGGCCGCCCCTCGTGCCGCTCTTCGTCGTCGGCTTCCTCGCCATGGTGGCGCTGCGCACGACCGGGTGGCTGCCGGGCGGGGCGATCGACGCGGCGGGGACGGTGCAGGAACTCCTGCTCGCCACCGCGCTGTTCGGCCTCGGCAGCGCGGTCGACCTGCCGTCCCTCACGCGCACGGGCGGACGGGTCGCGGCGCTCGGTCTCGTCTCGTGGGGTGTGATCGCGGGGATCTCGTACGTGGGTGTGGTGCTGACGTACTGAGGGACGCATCACCTGAAAGCCCCCGTCGGACGTCACCGGCACCGATCGCAGCGACGCCGTCTCCCCCGTCCCAGGGGAGGCGGCGTCGCCGTATGTCGCGTCTGCCCCCTCATCGGCGTAAGACTCTCCTGACACCCGGTGCAGATGACGACAACGAGGAGTACGAGACGTGGATCCCCTCTTCCCGGCCCTGGACACCGCGCACGGCGAGGCCCTCCGGTTCGGCGACCGCTCACTGACCTACCCCGAACTGGCTTCGGTCGCGGGCCCCTTGGCGCTGAGGCTGCGTGACGTCGGCCGGGTCGCCGTGTGGGCGACGCCGTCCCTGGAGACGGCGGTGGGCGTGGTCGCGGCGCTGCTCGCGGGCGTACCGGCCGTGCCGCTCAACCCGAAGTCGGGTGACTCCGAACTCACGCACATCGTGCGCGACAGCGCGCCGACGCTGGTGCTGGCGGAGGCGGGGGCGGAGCTCCCGCCCGCGCTGGCGGCCTTGGACCGCCACGACGTCGACGTCGACGCCCACGCCCATGTCCACGTACGCGAAGACGACGGCCCCCACCCCACCCCCTCCCTTGCCGCCGAACCGGCCCCGGAATCCCCCGCCCTGATCGTCTACACCTCCGGCACCACGGGCCCGCCCAAGGGCGCCGTGCTGCCCCGCCGCGCGATCGCCGCCACCCTCGACGCCCTGGCGGACGCCTGGCAGTGGACCGGTGACGACGTCCTGGTGCACGGCCTGCCCCTGTTCCACGTGCACGGCCTCATCCTCGGCACGCTGGGACCGCTGCGACGCGGCGGCTCCGTGCGGCACCTGGGCCGGTTCGGCACCGAGGGCGTGACGCGCGAGCTCGGTGCGGGGGCGACGATGCTGTTCGGGGTGCCGACGATGTACCACCGGATCGCCGAGGCCCTGCCGGACGACCCGGAGCTGGCGAAGGCGCTGGCCGGGGCGCGCCTGCTCGTGTCCGGCTCGGCGGCGCTCCCGGTCCACGACCACGAGCGCATCGCCGCCGCCACGGGCCGCCGCGTCATCGAGCGGTACGGCATGACGGAGACCCTCATGAACACCAGCGTCCGCGCGGACGGCGAGCCCCGCGCGGGCGCGGTCGGCGTGCCGCTGCCCGGCGTCGAGCTGCGCCTGGTGGACGAGGCGGGCGACGAGGTGACGGCGGACGACCCGGAGGCGGTCGGCGAGATCCAGGTACGCGGCCCGAACCTCTTCACGGAGTACCTGAACCGCCCGGACGCGACCGCGGCGGCCTTCGCTCCC
The sequence above is a segment of the Streptomyces sp. Je 1-369 genome. Coding sequences within it:
- a CDS encoding YeiH family protein; the protein is MALLGERTGRSRDHRPVTPAAPPRRTPGKLPGLALAATGVAVAWGVHHLVPGVPMLTVAVVLGIAAAHVPGAAHAFVRGSGKAGLTFAGKRLMRVGVVLLGLKLSLDDVLGLGWASVGMVLCVVAVTFLGTWWLGRRMGLRGDQPLLIATGYSICGASAIGAVSEVSESDERDTATSVALVTLCGTLAIAVLPLLQGPLGLSDAEFGRWVGASVHDVGQVVATAQTAGAGALGDAVLVKLMRVALLAPLVAAVALSVRARRQGRGSAEEVAGASGTTDADGTAGTKRPPLVPLFVVGFLAMVALRTTGWLPGGAIDAAGTVQELLLATALFGLGSAVDLPSLTRTGGRVAALGLVSWGVIAGISYVGVVLTY
- a CDS encoding class I SAM-dependent methyltransferase; this translates as MTTAPTNTSTTTTAATQRPRGLRDFYENPAVPVASGDARSIRQARVLAAALGPATTRTATVLDIGCGDGTAAATAAPLLAGHRVVGVDWSQDALKRAHARLPYVVRGELSDGGLPFADGAADAVLFSEVVEHLVDPDSALDELRRVLRPGGHLMLSTPNLAAWYNRGLLLAGVQPVFSEVSLRGIHGRPGKEVVGHLRLYTARALREFVAASGFEVVRLSGAPFHGVPRPLRALDRLACAVPSAASILLLHARKA
- a CDS encoding Trm112 family protein, whose protein sequence is MNPEDPLLKILACPLDKGPLHLLAADEPLVPEESLYNPRLRRRYPVLDGIPQLLPSSGEQVPEEEHEQLLKRMSPSPTSP
- a CDS encoding LysR family transcriptional regulator, translating into MFDSRHIKTFHEVVRAGSYSAAARSLGYTQPAITQQMKALERSVGTPLFTRVGRRMRLTEAGEALSRHAGIILDDISAAQQQMNAITRLRSGRVRVCAFPSANATLIPEALARLASGHPGVRVELLEDEPPESLRRVVRGECDITLAFTYPGLHDEVPDELAEIPLLEDQLTVLLPTGHRLARQRSVKLAELAEERWIAGCPRCRANFLHECAELGFAPEIAFTTDDNLVVQSLVAEGLGIAMMPGLVLNFLCHRKVTGRALDPASRRQVSAYVLKDHLRIPATALVLDELKTVAANRVGC
- a CDS encoding cysteine dioxygenase family protein, whose translation is MSTPTAYRAARTTERLDTLVADVREAVGRGLPPDLTAYLVGERLAPHLGSTDLLTDEQREGDPERYRQHVLHAEHDGSFSIVALVWLPGQRTSVHDHVSWCVTGVHEGEEQERRYRLVPAAGPGGAARLVATEDVVNPQGSVCGFAPPGDIHRVWNACGTLAISIHIYGADIARLGSSVRRVYELPADR
- a CDS encoding FkbM family methyltransferase, giving the protein MTFAARVAPYVPDRLIASLARLVYPRFEPELARLADLCPPGCGTAVDVGGWYGPWSYRLASRARRVVTVEPVPQLARLLASGTPRNVRVIQAAATDRPGTARLWLPRGDRGERGVSSLVRRDIHDVAVDVPCLTLDGLGLRDVHFVKIDVDGNELRVLRGARELIARDRPAIFLELESRIQPTAPIVELLTGHHGYRGWVLPHDTWLPLDAFDLETHQSGTSYVVSQGLLRRVLTPRPPRYVNSVLFLPDGHRPGALAVRDDGVHAR
- a CDS encoding acyl-CoA synthetase gives rise to the protein MDPLFPALDTAHGEALRFGDRSLTYPELASVAGPLALRLRDVGRVAVWATPSLETAVGVVAALLAGVPAVPLNPKSGDSELTHIVRDSAPTLVLAEAGAELPPALAALDRHDVDVDAHAHVHVREDDGPHPTPSLAAEPAPESPALIVYTSGTTGPPKGAVLPRRAIAATLDALADAWQWTGDDVLVHGLPLFHVHGLILGTLGPLRRGGSVRHLGRFGTEGVTRELGAGATMLFGVPTMYHRIAEALPDDPELAKALAGARLLVSGSAALPVHDHERIAAATGRRVIERYGMTETLMNTSVRADGEPRAGAVGVPLPGVELRLVDEAGDEVTADDPEAVGEIQVRGPNLFTEYLNRPDATAAAFAPGGWFRTGDMAVRDPDGYVRIVGRKATDLIKSGGYKIGAGEIENALLAHEGVREAAVTGEPDPDLGERIVAWVVPTDAATPPAAKDLADHVATSLAPHKRPRVVRYLESLPRNDMGKIMKRALTQQ